The Pseudomonas eucalypticola genome has a window encoding:
- a CDS encoding ABC transporter permease — protein sequence MNWEVIFKWLPRLTQGATVTLELVAIAVLAGLILAIPLGIARSSRKWYVSAVPYGYIFFFRGTPLLVQLFLVYYGAAQFDAVRHSALWPYLRDPFWCAAATMTLHTAAYIAEILRGAIQAIPKGEIEAARALGMSRTKALLYIILPRAVRIGLPAYSNEVILMLKASALASTVTLLDLTGMARTIIARTYLPVEIFFAAGVLYLLISFVLVQGFKLLERWLRVDATQGR from the coding sequence ATGAATTGGGAAGTCATCTTCAAATGGCTGCCACGCCTGACCCAGGGCGCCACCGTAACCCTGGAGCTGGTGGCTATCGCCGTGCTGGCCGGGCTGATCCTGGCCATCCCGCTGGGCATCGCCCGCAGCTCGCGCAAGTGGTACGTCAGCGCCGTGCCCTACGGCTACATCTTCTTCTTCCGCGGCACACCGCTGCTGGTGCAACTGTTCCTTGTGTACTACGGCGCCGCGCAGTTCGACGCCGTACGCCACAGCGCGTTGTGGCCCTACCTGCGTGACCCATTCTGGTGCGCCGCCGCCACCATGACCCTGCACACCGCCGCGTACATCGCCGAAATCCTGCGGGGCGCCATCCAGGCCATTCCCAAGGGCGAGATCGAAGCCGCACGCGCCCTGGGCATGTCGCGCACCAAGGCGCTGCTGTACATCATCCTGCCGCGTGCCGTGCGCATCGGCCTGCCCGCGTACAGCAACGAAGTGATCCTGATGCTCAAGGCCAGCGCCCTGGCCAGCACCGTCACCCTGCTGGACCTGACCGGCATGGCCCGAACCATCATCGCCCGCACCTACCTGCCGGTGGAAATCTTCTTCGCCGCCGGCGTACTGTACCTGCTGATATCGTTCGTGCTGGTGCAAGGCTTCAAACTGCTGGAACGCTGGCTGCGCGTAGACGCCACCCAAGGCCGCTAG
- a CDS encoding ABC transporter permease, producing MNIDLHGFGPALAAGALMTVKLALSALCLGLVLGLLGALAKTSPYKALQALGGTYSTIVRGVPELLWVLLLYFGTVNMMAALGAWLGMPDLTLSPFAAGVIALGLCFGSYATEVFRGAIIAIPKGHREAGQALGLSKLRIFTRLILPQMWRIALPGLGNLFMILMKDTALVSVIGLEEIMRNAQNAVTDTKLAFNFYMVAAVMYLGLTVLAMVGMHFMEKYAARGFTRAAQ from the coding sequence ATGAACATTGATCTCCACGGATTCGGCCCGGCCCTGGCGGCTGGCGCGCTGATGACTGTCAAACTCGCGCTGTCGGCCCTGTGCCTGGGCCTGGTCCTGGGCCTGCTCGGCGCACTGGCCAAGACCTCGCCCTACAAGGCCCTGCAAGCCCTGGGCGGTACCTATTCGACCATCGTGCGCGGCGTGCCCGAGTTGCTGTGGGTACTGCTGCTGTACTTCGGCACCGTCAACATGATGGCCGCGCTGGGCGCCTGGCTGGGCATGCCCGACCTGACCCTGAGCCCCTTCGCTGCTGGCGTCATCGCCCTGGGCCTGTGCTTCGGCTCCTACGCCACGGAAGTATTCCGCGGCGCGATCATCGCCATCCCCAAGGGCCACCGCGAAGCCGGCCAGGCCCTGGGCCTGTCGAAGCTGCGCATCTTCACCCGGCTGATCCTGCCGCAAATGTGGCGCATCGCCCTGCCGGGGCTGGGCAACCTGTTCATGATCCTGATGAAGGACACCGCCCTGGTGTCGGTCATCGGCCTTGAAGAGATCATGCGCAACGCCCAGAACGCCGTCACCGACACCAAGCTGGCGTTCAACTTCTACATGGTGGCCGCCGTCATGTACCTGGGCCTCACGGTACTGGCCATGGTGGGCATGCACTTCATGGAAAAATACGCCGCACGCGGCTTCACGAGGGCCGCGCAATGA
- a CDS encoding ABC transporter substrate-binding protein, with amino-acid sequence MQTYKKLILAVAASLAMSANVMADTLKMGIEAAYPPFNSKDASGNVVGFDADIGKALCAKMKVECEVVTSDWDGIIPALNARKFDFLVSSMSITDERKQAVDFTDPYYTNKLQFIAAKNVDFKVDKDALNGKIIGTQRSTLSGTWLEDNMPDVTVKLYDTQENAYLDLTSGRLDGILADKYANYEWLKSPAGKDYEFKGDPVEQSDKIGIAVRKGDALREKLNAALKEIKADGTYKKINDKYFPFSIE; translated from the coding sequence ATGCAGACCTACAAGAAATTGATCCTGGCCGTTGCCGCCAGCCTGGCGATGAGCGCCAACGTGATGGCCGACACCCTGAAGATGGGCATCGAAGCCGCCTACCCTCCCTTCAACAGCAAGGACGCCAGCGGCAACGTCGTGGGCTTCGACGCCGACATCGGCAAGGCTCTGTGCGCCAAGATGAAAGTCGAGTGCGAAGTGGTCACTTCCGACTGGGACGGCATCATTCCTGCCCTGAACGCCCGCAAGTTCGACTTCCTGGTGTCGTCCATGTCGATCACCGACGAGCGCAAGCAGGCCGTCGACTTCACCGACCCCTACTACACCAACAAGCTGCAGTTCATCGCCGCCAAGAACGTCGACTTCAAGGTGGACAAGGACGCGCTGAACGGCAAGATCATCGGCACCCAGCGTTCGACCCTGTCGGGCACCTGGCTGGAAGACAACATGCCTGACGTCACCGTCAAGCTGTACGACACCCAGGAAAACGCCTACCTGGACCTGACCTCGGGCCGCCTGGACGGCATCCTGGCCGACAAATACGCCAACTACGAGTGGCTGAAATCGCCGGCCGGCAAGGACTACGAGTTCAAGGGCGACCCGGTCGAGCAAAGCGACAAGATCGGCATCGCCGTGCGCAAGGGCGACGCCCTGCGCGAGAAGCTGAACGCCGCCCTGAAGGAAATCAAGGCCGACGGCACCTACAAGAAGATCAACGACAAGTACTTCCCGTTCAGCATCGAATGA
- a CDS encoding ABC transporter ATP-binding protein, whose product MAQATPALEIRNLHKRYGQLEVLKGVSLSAHDGAVISILGSSGSGKSTLLRCINLLENPHQGEIIVAGEALKLKAARNGELVAADSRQINRMRSEIGFVFQNFNLWPHMTVLDNIIEAPRRVLGQSKAEATEIAEALLAKVGIADKRHVYPNQLSGGQQQRAAIARTLAMQPKVILFDEPTSALDPEMVQEVLTVIRNLAEEGRTMLLVTHEMGFARQVSSEVVFLHQGLVEEQGTPDQVFDNPVSARCKQFMSSNR is encoded by the coding sequence ATGGCCCAGGCCACGCCCGCGCTGGAAATCCGCAACCTGCACAAACGTTACGGCCAGCTTGAAGTGCTCAAGGGCGTTTCCCTGAGTGCCCACGATGGCGCCGTGATCTCGATCCTGGGCTCGTCCGGCTCGGGCAAGTCGACCCTGCTGCGCTGCATCAACCTGCTGGAAAACCCGCACCAGGGCGAGATCATCGTGGCCGGTGAAGCGCTCAAGCTCAAAGCCGCGCGCAATGGCGAACTGGTGGCGGCCGACAGCCGGCAGATCAACCGCATGCGCAGCGAAATCGGTTTCGTGTTCCAGAACTTCAACCTCTGGCCGCACATGACCGTACTCGACAACATCATCGAGGCGCCGCGCCGCGTGCTGGGCCAGAGCAAGGCCGAAGCCACCGAAATAGCCGAGGCCCTGCTGGCCAAGGTCGGCATCGCCGACAAGCGCCACGTGTACCCGAACCAGCTGTCCGGTGGCCAGCAGCAACGCGCCGCCATCGCGCGCACCCTGGCCATGCAGCCTAAAGTCATTCTGTTCGACGAGCCCACCTCGGCGCTGGACCCGGAAATGGTCCAGGAAGTGCTCACCGTCATCCGCAACCTGGCCGAAGAAGGCCGTACCATGCTGCTGGTGACCCACGAGATGGGCTTCGCCCGCCAGGTATCCAGCGAAGTGGTATTCCTGCACCAGGGCCTGGTGGAAGAACAAGGCACGCCGGATCAAGTTTTCGACAACCCGGTGTCGGCACGATGCAAACAATTCATGTCCAGCAACCGTTAA
- the gabP gene encoding GABA permease, translating into MSTKHNHNDLGSGLKQRHVTMLSIAGVIGAGLFVGSGHAIAEAGPAVLLAYAAAGTLVVLVMRMLAEMAIAQPDTGSFSTYADRAIGHWAGFTIGWLYWWFWVLVIPLEANAAAGILHAWFPDIAVWVFTLVITLVLTGTNLLNVKNYGEFEFWFALIKVIAIVGFIVLGAAAVFGLVPGSQVSGVSHVVDTVGFMPNGLGAVVAAMLTTMFSFMGTEIVTIAAAESKDPGKQITKATNSVIWRIFLFYLVSIFLVVALVPWNNPALPAIGSYQTVLNLIGVPNAKMIVDVVVLVAVTSCLNSALYTSSRMLYSLSKRGDAPKMAQRTSQAGTPYWAVLLSTAAAFLAVFANYVAPSEVFDFLLASSGAIALLVYLVIAVSQLRMRKQRELKGEKVEFKMWAFPVLTWAVIVFIVAVLTVMAIRVDHRIEIVATGLLTIAVVAAGLLVDRRRKAQPQARTVLGN; encoded by the coding sequence ATGAGCACTAAGCACAACCATAACGACCTCGGGTCGGGGCTCAAACAGCGTCACGTCACCATGCTTTCCATTGCTGGTGTGATTGGCGCCGGCCTGTTCGTGGGCTCCGGCCACGCCATCGCCGAAGCCGGCCCCGCGGTACTGCTGGCCTATGCTGCCGCCGGTACCCTGGTGGTCCTGGTCATGCGCATGCTGGCCGAAATGGCCATCGCCCAGCCTGACACCGGGTCGTTCTCCACTTACGCAGACCGCGCCATTGGCCACTGGGCCGGTTTCACCATCGGCTGGCTGTACTGGTGGTTCTGGGTACTGGTTATTCCACTGGAAGCCAACGCCGCCGCCGGCATCCTGCATGCCTGGTTCCCCGACATCGCCGTGTGGGTGTTCACCCTGGTGATTACCTTGGTGCTGACCGGTACCAACCTGCTCAACGTGAAGAATTACGGTGAGTTCGAGTTCTGGTTCGCGCTGATCAAGGTGATCGCGATCGTGGGCTTCATCGTTCTGGGCGCCGCTGCCGTATTTGGTTTGGTGCCAGGCAGCCAGGTCAGCGGTGTCAGCCATGTCGTCGACACCGTGGGCTTCATGCCCAACGGCCTGGGCGCCGTGGTTGCGGCCATGCTGACCACCATGTTCTCGTTCATGGGTACCGAGATCGTCACCATCGCCGCCGCCGAATCCAAGGATCCGGGCAAGCAGATCACCAAGGCCACCAACTCGGTGATCTGGCGGATCTTCCTGTTCTACCTCGTATCGATCTTCCTGGTCGTGGCCCTGGTGCCGTGGAACAACCCTGCGCTGCCGGCCATTGGTTCGTACCAGACCGTGCTGAACCTGATCGGTGTGCCTAACGCCAAGATGATCGTCGATGTGGTGGTACTGGTTGCCGTGACCAGTTGCCTGAACTCGGCGCTGTACACCTCTTCGCGCATGCTCTACTCCCTGAGCAAGCGTGGCGACGCGCCGAAAATGGCCCAGCGCACCAGCCAGGCCGGCACCCCTTACTGGGCCGTGCTGCTGTCCACTGCCGCGGCCTTCCTGGCTGTGTTCGCCAACTACGTGGCGCCGTCGGAAGTGTTCGACTTCCTGCTGGCCAGCTCCGGCGCCATCGCCCTGCTGGTGTACCTGGTGATCGCCGTTTCGCAACTGCGCATGCGCAAGCAGCGCGAACTGAAAGGTGAGAAGGTCGAGTTCAAGATGTGGGCTTTCCCGGTGCTGACCTGGGCGGTGATCGTGTTCATCGTTGCGGTGTTGACCGTGATGGCTATCCGAGTGGACCACCGCATCGAGATCGTCGCCACTGGCCTGCTGACCATCGCCGTGGTTGCTGCCGGCTTGCTGGTCGACCGTCGTCGCAAGGCGCAGCCGCAAGCGCGTACGGTGCTGGGTAACTGA
- a CDS encoding WbuC family cupin fold metalloprotein has protein sequence MKQITTALLDDLTARAQQAPRLRAHHNMHPELSDPTQRLAVAMEPGTYVRAHRHPHTFELLHSLRGRFVVLHFDDAGQVTDRVVLGEEAMMVETPPGVWHAVLSLDEGAVIFEVKDGVYTPIPEHDYMPWTVAEGEPGMEAIIAWYATAQVGERFPGLPGSSVSA, from the coding sequence ATGAAACAGATCACCACCGCCCTGCTCGACGACCTCACCGCCCGCGCTCAGCAAGCCCCACGCCTGCGCGCCCACCACAACATGCACCCTGAGCTGTCCGACCCCACCCAGCGCCTGGCCGTGGCCATGGAGCCGGGCACCTACGTGCGCGCGCACCGCCACCCGCACACCTTCGAGCTGCTGCACTCGCTGCGGGGGCGCTTCGTGGTGCTGCATTTCGACGACGCAGGCCAGGTGACCGACCGCGTGGTGCTGGGCGAAGAGGCGATGATGGTCGAGACCCCGCCCGGGGTCTGGCACGCGGTGCTGTCGCTGGATGAAGGCGCGGTGATCTTCGAGGTGAAGGATGGCGTGTACACGCCCATTCCAGAACACGACTACATGCCCTGGACTGTCGCCGAGGGTGAACCGGGCATGGAAGCCATCATCGCCTGGTACGCCACGGCCCAGGTGGGCGAGCGCTTCCCTGGATTGCCGGGGTCGTCAGTCAGCGCTTGA
- a CDS encoding CatB-related O-acetyltransferase produces the protein MNMLKRMWLDHTLKRALRQHRCRVDCGIRGLRGKVKLTLERNVKLHGVKVFSKDLRIGAFTDIVSNTELRDVSSIGRYCSIGTNCVLGQNRKQHPMDWLSTNVALIDTRLQAMPSPPADWDVTPTTIGHDVWVGRDVIIMEGITIGTGAVIGAQSLVTRDVPPYAVVAGSPAKMIRYRFDEPLREQLLASRWWEHDHSELAQLPTEDPAAFLAALAKLPPKPISDATVQVSTSPLRIKR, from the coding sequence ATGAACATGCTGAAACGGATGTGGCTGGACCATACCCTCAAACGTGCCCTGCGCCAGCACCGCTGCCGCGTTGACTGCGGCATCCGCGGCCTGCGCGGCAAGGTCAAGCTCACCCTGGAACGAAACGTGAAGCTGCACGGGGTCAAGGTGTTCTCCAAGGACCTGCGCATCGGCGCCTTTACCGATATCGTCAGCAACACCGAACTGCGCGACGTCAGCAGCATCGGCCGCTATTGCTCCATCGGCACCAACTGCGTGCTGGGGCAAAACCGCAAGCAGCACCCCATGGACTGGCTATCCACCAACGTTGCGCTTATTGACACCCGCTTGCAGGCCATGCCGTCGCCGCCCGCGGACTGGGACGTGACACCCACCACCATCGGCCATGACGTGTGGGTAGGCCGGGACGTGATCATCATGGAAGGCATTACCATCGGCACCGGCGCGGTGATCGGCGCCCAATCCCTGGTAACCCGCGATGTACCACCCTACGCCGTCGTCGCCGGCTCACCGGCGAAAATGATCCGCTACCGCTTCGACGAGCCACTGCGCGAGCAACTGCTGGCCAGCCGCTGGTGGGAGCACGACCATAGCGAGTTGGCGCAACTGCCCACCGAAGACCCCGCCGCATTCCTGGCCGCGCTGGCCAAGCTGCCTCCCAAGCCGATCAGCGATGCGACGGTGCAGGTGTCCACCTCACCGCTGCGCATCAAGCGCTGA
- a CDS encoding acyltransferase produces the protein MKHRIFHSTDLPERLPTLAVELNASLDDLHAVYSWGMTNNIWFAEGEGEQARYSICSVNIETTIPDPLAKRLYQRLRSDIPTTLVPRYGKNWPTLKDRWLRVWEQTYNIVINKIPSHHLRLTWLRLGGAKIGKGSTIWRNTEVLGVENLVMGKDSVIAWHCQIDARAGLIIGDHVAIASHVLIIAGTHDLTAKEFWSVSGPIYIDDYAWIASRALIAHSTRIGRGAVVTANTLVAKNVAPYKIVGGSGAKPMGERPRDLDYKVGGLGLFTLLH, from the coding sequence ATGAAGCATCGGATCTTTCACTCCACCGACCTGCCTGAACGCTTGCCCACACTGGCCGTGGAACTGAACGCCTCGCTGGACGACCTGCACGCGGTGTATTCCTGGGGCATGACCAACAACATCTGGTTCGCCGAAGGCGAAGGCGAACAGGCGCGCTACAGCATTTGCTCGGTCAACATCGAGACCACCATTCCCGACCCTCTGGCCAAGCGTCTGTACCAGCGCTTGCGCAGCGACATCCCCACCACCCTGGTGCCCCGCTACGGTAAAAACTGGCCCACCCTCAAGGACCGCTGGCTGCGGGTGTGGGAGCAAACCTACAACATCGTCATCAACAAGATACCCAGCCACCACCTGCGCCTGACCTGGCTGCGCCTGGGCGGCGCAAAAATCGGCAAGGGCTCGACCATCTGGCGCAACACCGAAGTGCTGGGCGTGGAGAACCTGGTAATGGGCAAGGACAGCGTGATTGCCTGGCATTGCCAGATTGACGCACGCGCAGGGCTGATCATTGGCGATCACGTTGCCATCGCCTCCCATGTCCTGATCATCGCTGGCACCCACGACCTGACCGCCAAGGAGTTCTGGTCGGTATCGGGCCCTATCTACATCGACGATTACGCCTGGATCGCTTCGCGCGCCCTGATCGCCCATAGCACCCGCATCGGCCGTGGCGCGGTGGTGACCGCCAACACCCTGGTGGCGAAAAACGTCGCGCCTTACAAGATTGTCGGCGGCAGCGGCGCCAAACCCATGGGCGAGCGCCCTCGGGACCTGGACTACAAGGTCGGCGGCCTGGGGCTGTTTACCCTGCTGCATTAA
- a CDS encoding oxidative damage protection protein, which produces MTRTVMCRKYKEELPGLERPPYPGAKGQDIFEHVSQKAWADWQKHQTLLINEKRLNMMNAEDRKYLQGEMDKFFSGEDYAQAEGYVPPSE; this is translated from the coding sequence ATGACCCGCACCGTGATGTGCCGCAAGTACAAAGAAGAACTGCCAGGCCTGGAGCGCCCGCCGTACCCGGGCGCCAAGGGCCAGGACATCTTCGAACACGTTTCCCAGAAAGCCTGGGCCGATTGGCAGAAGCACCAGACCCTGCTCATCAATGAAAAACGCCTGAACATGATGAACGCCGAAGACCGCAAATACCTGCAAGGCGAGATGGACAAGTTCTTCAGCGGCGAAGACTACGCCCAGGCCGAAGGCTACGTGCCACCGAGTGAATGA
- the mutY gene encoding A/G-specific adenine glycosylase, whose translation MNPEQFSTAVLEWFDRNGRHDLPWQQGITPYRVWVSEIMLQQTQVSTVLNYFDRFMASLPTVQALAEAPEDEVLHLWTGLGYYTRARNLQKTAKIVVEQYGGEFPRDVEKLTELPGIGLSTAGAIASISMGLRAPILDGNVKRVLARYTAQEGYPGEPKVAKQLWANAERYTPHTRVNNYTQAMMDLGATLCTRTKPSCLLCPLESGCQAHMLGLEIRYPVPKPKKAVPLKHTLMPLLMNREGAILLYRRPSSGLWGGLWSLPELDRYEDIEHLTQQHALAMDAPRALEPLTHTFSHFQLAIAPWLVPVKESAQHVAEADWLWYNLATPPRLGLAAPVKKLLKRAADALNAGELS comes from the coding sequence ATGAACCCAGAGCAATTTTCCACCGCGGTACTGGAATGGTTCGACCGCAACGGCCGTCACGACCTGCCCTGGCAACAGGGCATCACCCCCTACCGGGTGTGGGTGTCGGAAATCATGTTGCAGCAGACCCAGGTCAGTACCGTCCTCAATTACTTCGACCGCTTCATGGCCTCGCTGCCCACGGTGCAGGCCCTGGCCGAGGCGCCGGAAGACGAAGTGCTGCACCTGTGGACCGGGCTTGGCTACTACACCCGAGCGCGCAACCTGCAGAAAACCGCGAAGATCGTCGTCGAGCAATACGGCGGCGAATTCCCCCGCGACGTCGAGAAGCTGACTGAGCTACCCGGCATTGGCCTGTCCACCGCCGGCGCCATCGCCAGCATCAGCATGGGCCTGCGGGCACCCATTCTCGACGGCAACGTCAAGCGCGTGCTGGCTCGCTACACCGCCCAGGAAGGCTACCCCGGCGAACCCAAGGTGGCGAAACAGCTGTGGGCCAATGCCGAGCGTTACACCCCCCACACGCGGGTGAACAACTACACCCAGGCGATGATGGACCTGGGCGCCACCTTGTGCACCCGCACCAAGCCCAGCTGCCTGCTGTGCCCGCTGGAATCAGGCTGCCAGGCACACATGCTGGGCCTGGAAATACGCTACCCGGTGCCCAAGCCAAAAAAGGCGGTGCCGCTCAAGCACACCCTGATGCCGCTGCTGATGAACCGCGAGGGCGCCATTCTGCTGTACCGCCGCCCGTCCAGTGGCTTGTGGGGCGGGCTGTGGAGCCTGCCTGAGCTCGACCGCTACGAAGACATCGAGCATTTGACCCAGCAGCACGCCCTGGCCATGGACGCCCCACGCGCCCTGGAGCCCTTGACCCACACCTTCAGCCACTTCCAGCTGGCCATCGCGCCGTGGCTGGTGCCCGTCAAGGAGTCGGCCCAGCACGTGGCCGAGGCCGACTGGCTCTGGTATAACCTCGCCACCCCGCCGCGCCTGGGCCTAGCCGCCCCGGTGAAGAAGCTGCTCAAACGCGCGGCCGATGCCTTGAATGCAGGAGAGTTGTCATGA
- a CDS encoding AsmA family protein produces the protein MKAFGKILGLCFLGLLLILVALGFAVTHFFDPNDYRDEIRKLARDKAHVELTLNGDIGWSLFPWLGLELHDASIATLQNPRTPFADLQMLGLSVRVLPLLRREVQMSDVRVEGLNLTLTRDENGHGNWEDIGKALPREPAAGELQAPNVANAEQPPASAPDKADRPVKLDIDSLTVNNASVHFSDAKTGRELTAESIQLSTGAVHDGIDIPVKLTAFLGTNQPNLRARTELNGQLRMERALKRYQFSDMKLSGEASGDPLQGKTVTYSAQGNLNVDLAANVANWENLKLSFNQLRALGDLSARDLSTEPKVAGGLSIAQMNLRAFMDGLNQPLPAMADGSLSQFEMVARLEGTRNSLALNDLAVKLDGSSFAGNLAITDFAKQALRVQLRGDSFDADRYLKPKSAEASSAGAARDAEVKTTEATAIGGAGDTPLPNAPTQGAWSNDTLLPVERLRKLNLQGDLSFTKLVINQWPIDNATLKVQGQDGLITLENLAGGLYDGSFSTKGSLDARPEKPLVALQTQLTKVPVEHFIKGKNGSAAPLRGLMTLNSNLTGTGTSQKALIDSLNGTANFDLTDGVLVNANLEQQLCQGIATLNRKSLTGTPRGKDTPFQELKGSVVVRNGVASNPDLKVRIPGLTVNGDGDIDLRVLGMDYKVGVVIEGDKSDMPDPACQVNERFAGLEWPLRCRGPIELGAKACRIDRDGIGKVAAKVAGDRITEKLEEKFGDKVSPELKNTLKGLFKR, from the coding sequence ATGAAAGCGTTCGGCAAAATCCTGGGGCTGTGTTTTCTCGGGCTGTTGCTGATCCTGGTGGCGCTCGGCTTCGCCGTGACCCACTTTTTCGATCCCAACGACTACAGAGACGAGATTCGCAAGCTGGCCCGCGACAAGGCCCATGTCGAGTTGACGCTCAACGGTGATATCGGCTGGAGCCTGTTCCCGTGGCTGGGCCTGGAGCTGCACGACGCCAGCATCGCGACCCTGCAAAACCCCAGAACGCCGTTCGCCGACCTGCAGATGCTGGGGCTGTCCGTGCGCGTGCTGCCGCTGCTGCGCCGCGAAGTGCAAATGAGCGACGTGCGCGTCGAAGGCTTGAACCTGACGCTGACCCGCGACGAGAACGGCCACGGCAACTGGGAAGACATCGGCAAGGCGTTGCCCCGGGAACCGGCCGCCGGCGAGCTGCAGGCACCCAACGTCGCCAATGCCGAGCAACCGCCCGCCAGCGCGCCGGACAAGGCCGACCGGCCCGTGAAGCTGGACATCGACAGCCTGACCGTGAACAACGCCAGCGTGCACTTCAGCGATGCCAAGACCGGTCGCGAGCTGACCGCCGAAAGCATCCAGCTAAGTACCGGCGCCGTGCACGACGGTATCGACATTCCGGTCAAGCTCACCGCGTTCCTGGGCACCAACCAGCCGAACCTGCGCGCGCGCACCGAACTCAATGGCCAATTGCGCATGGAGCGCGCGCTGAAGCGCTACCAGTTCAGCGACATGAAGCTGTCGGGTGAAGCCAGCGGCGACCCGCTGCAAGGCAAGACCGTGACCTACTCGGCCCAGGGCAACCTCAACGTCGACCTGGCCGCCAATGTCGCCAACTGGGAGAACCTGAAACTGTCGTTCAACCAGCTGCGCGCCTTGGGCGACCTCAGTGCCCGTGACCTGAGCACCGAGCCCAAGGTCGCGGGCGGCCTGTCCATCGCTCAGATGAACCTGCGTGCCTTCATGGACGGCCTCAACCAGCCGCTGCCGGCCATGGCCGACGGCAGCCTGAGCCAGTTCGAAATGGTCGCCCGCCTGGAGGGCACCCGCAACAGCCTGGCGTTGAACGACCTGGCGGTGAAACTGGATGGCAGCAGCTTCGCTGGCAACCTGGCGATCACCGATTTCGCCAAGCAGGCACTGCGCGTTCAGTTGCGCGGCGACAGCTTCGACGCCGACCGCTACCTGAAACCCAAAAGCGCCGAGGCCTCCAGCGCCGGTGCGGCCCGCGATGCCGAGGTCAAAACCACCGAGGCCACCGCCATTGGCGGCGCTGGCGACACGCCGCTGCCCAACGCCCCCACCCAGGGCGCCTGGAGCAACGACACCCTGCTGCCCGTGGAACGCCTGCGCAAGCTGAACCTGCAAGGCGACCTGAGCTTCACCAAGCTGGTCATCAACCAGTGGCCGATCGACAACGCCACGCTCAAGGTCCAGGGCCAGGACGGCCTGATTACCCTGGAAAACCTGGCGGGCGGCCTCTACGACGGCAGCTTCAGCACCAAGGGCAGCCTGGATGCGCGCCCCGAGAAGCCATTGGTAGCGCTGCAAACACAACTGACCAAGGTGCCGGTGGAGCACTTCATCAAGGGCAAGAACGGCAGCGCGGCGCCGCTGCGCGGCCTGATGACCCTGAACAGCAACCTGACCGGCACCGGCACCAGCCAGAAGGCACTGATCGACAGCCTCAACGGCACCGCCAACTTCGACCTGACCGACGGCGTGCTGGTCAACGCCAACCTGGAGCAGCAGTTGTGCCAGGGCATCGCCACCCTCAACCGCAAGAGCCTGACCGGCACCCCGCGGGGCAAGGACACGCCCTTCCAGGAACTCAAGGGCAGCGTGGTGGTGCGCAACGGCGTCGCCAGCAACCCGGACCTGAAAGTGCGTATACCGGGCCTGACCGTGAACGGCGATGGCGACATCGACCTGCGCGTGCTGGGCATGGACTACAAGGTGGGCGTGGTCATCGAAGGCGACAAGAGCGACATGCCCGACCCGGCCTGCCAGGTCAACGAACGTTTCGCCGGCCTTGAATGGCCACTGCGCTGCCGCGGCCCGATCGAACTGGGGGCCAAGGCCTGCCGTATCGACCGCGACGGCATAGGCAAGGTAGCAGCCAAGGTGGCCGGCGACAGGATCACCGAAAAACTGGAAGAAAAATTCGGCGACAAGGTCAGCCCCGAGCTGAAAAACACGCTGAAAGGTCTGTTCAAACGATGA